The nucleotide window TATGTCTATTTGTTCCCATACTCCACATAAACATGGAGGCTAAACACACTGCAGTCAACAACAATTTAGAACACTACATACTTGCTCATTATGGTTATTCTCGCAAAGGCCACCATCTGCAGCAAATTCTTTCACAAATCATCGACACCAATGTCCTAACAAGTCACATACAAGCAGAATGTCAAACAATGCAATACTAAACACACTGCAGTCAACACCAGATAATGCTATACCAATTCACAATTTTGCGCACCTGCTTGTTACGGTCATCCTCACAAGGACCAACATCTACTGCAGATTCCTTCATTAGAGCATTAGCACCAGCTACCTAACAAGTCACATGCAAGGGgaatgctaaaaaaaaaaaaaaaaaacatgcaatAAGCCTTAGTCACGTATTCTACTAAGATTATAATCGTGATTCTCCATTGAGATAGCAGCATGAGCATTGTGTGAGGTAACAAATCAGCCTttacacaccaaaaaaaaaaaattcatgcaaGAGTACAAAAGCCCGAGTTTGATTAGATACTTGGCTATCACCGCAGTTATCCTCCTCCATCAAAGTTGCAGTTGGATTGTcctgcaaaacaacaaatcatTTTGCAAGCACATACACCATACCAAAAGCAACTGCCAAGATCATATAACAACACGCAAAGAAGCAAATATCCTCACACAAAATTACACAAAATCCTCAAGCATGTACAACGCACCTGATCTTCATTATCCTCATGTTCAAGGGATTCAGCCTGTGAGGAAAGAAAGACAGCAAGAAAATCATACATCAcgcaaccaaaaaaataaaataaagcgaacgatagaagaagaagaaaagaaggttaTGCCAGAAAAAAGTACCTGGTTGCAGTCATCGTAGGTCTTTTCTTCAAAATTACCAGAATCATTCTCTTCATATATACTGACATTATCACCAAGGGGGCTACCCTTGCTGTCATCACTTTGCTCGTCACTAAGATCAATATAAACAGCACCTTTAACAGACGGCTTAGGGTAAGAAAAACTCATGTTGGCGACACGAGAACTGCTCCTAAGGACAACCGTTGAGGCATCATGTGTAACCTTTCTCTTAGTAGCTCTATTCGGCCTCGAGCTAGAAGCAGTTTTCCTTTTTCCATCAGCCAAGTTCGATGGCAATATCACTGTAACACCAAAGGCACTTTTGACTACTGGAGGAGGGATGCAATACTTTACCACCTTAGGTTTAAAGCGACCaaccttcccttttttttttctctattctcggaAGCCCTGACTTTGCCCTATGTTGCACACTTGTCACCCTCTAGATCTATTCTTGTAGCTATCAAGTCTACCTCAGAATCATCCCCACCTTTGCCACCCTTGAGGTGACCAACCACACGCTCTACACCATTCGAGTATACTTCAGTGTAGGTAAGGTTATGTCTAGACATGACACCCATAACGATATTACTATGGAGCAGCCTCTTGTTCTCGTTGGTAGCCTTTGGACACAACCTAGTACCACCAGTCTTCATAAACCTCCTGAACTCGCACTGCTGCAGCTCCCAAAATCTCAAGAATGTTAATGTATGAGAGTCAACACTGTCCTTTTTCCCAAGATTATCAGAAAGTATACCATTGTAAGAAATACCGTCTGTCTGAGTGAAATCCATGATGCAATCTCCAAGATGTCCACCGAAAGATAGATGCAATGGCATATCCTGATCGATACCAAACTGCCTCTTAACTTTATTAAGGGAATATATCTCCATCATAGGGTGAAAGAAATCACCCTACCCAGTATGGACTGCGCACTAGTGGCTAGGAGCAACTTGGTGGATCCCAAGAATGGTGATGAGTTACCTTCCGGATAGAAGAAATGAAGTACCTAGAAGCCATGAACACTAAAATACAGCCTGAAATTGAATTGTTCAACGTCATCTAGGATAGCAGGCCTAAATGCACCCTTCTTgactttttttttgaacaatctGCAACACAATGGGAATCCTACTAAATTGAAATCTCTTTTGCCCCCCTTTAGTTGGTGAGGAGACGCAGGGATTAGAGGTTCCACCGCCAAGCCTTTAAATCTCTCGCAGACAAACACTTGAAGGAAGAAGCTAGATGCTAAGCTAAAGAATCAATACCATACTACCTCACGAATTCCTTATCATCCTTTGAAATCTTGTCAAGCTTCTTGTATAgatgactaaggaaaatgggaGCAAGCGAGGCACCAGCTGCTAACATAATGGCCAATGGGAAGACTTGCTGCTGCACATTCTCATAAGGGAAATCCACAAAGATAACCTACTCAACTAGTAAGCAAACATAGCTTCCACTCAGTAGCCAGAATCAAAACCTTCACCCTGCTTAAACTTGCCTTCATTAGTTGAACCCCAAAAATGTCTCACccaattgcaaaaacaaaacacTTCTTTGGAATTATAAGCACCTTTTGCCAAAATATgtagcttcttcttctgcgcCCTATCCAACTCTATCTTGAAGGGATTACCGTCCCTAACAATCGAGATTCTCATGATATTGCAAATATCTTCCAAAGATGAGTAAATAACCACCAAGAGCAGACAAATGTGTGGGTTTCAAGACTCCATCTCCGTGCAACATGACGAAGACAAATGTCGTCTTTGTAAATCACACAAAAGCTAGAAATGGACAATGAAATCTTTATCCCTGCTCCAATAAGGGTCTCTTCAAACTCTTCTTGCTGTACCTCAAAGCTAACCCATTCTAGCTAACTTGCAGTGGTCCTTGCGGGATACCAAAAACATATAGGCATTGTAGGGTACTCTTCTTGCCCAATAAGCAACCTGGATATGAATTTTCTGGGCACTTTGTTTGTCCCAAGTCCATATCCAGGTTGTTTATTGAGCAAGGAAATTACCCTGCAGTGCCCATATGTTTTCGGTATCCCGCAAGGACCACTGCAGGTTGGCCAGAATGGGTTAGCTTTGAGGTACAACTGAGAAAAGTTTGAAGATACCCTTATTGGAGCTGGAATAAAGATTTCATTGTCCATTTCAGGCTTTTGTGAGATTTACAAAGACGACATTTTCCTTCGTCATGTCACACGGAGATGGAGTCTTGAGACCCACACGTTTGTCTGCTCTTGGGGGGAATTTACTCCTTCTTTGGAAGATGTTTGCAATACCATGAGAATCCTGATCGTTGGAGATGGTAATCCCTTCAAGATAGAGTTGGATAAGGCACAAAAGAAGAAGCTACAGATTCTGAGAAAATGTGCTTATAATTCCAAAGAAGTGTTTCGTTTTTGCAATTGGGTGAGACACTTTTGGGGTTCAACTAATGGAGGCAAGTTTAAGCGGGGTGAAGTTTTTTATTCTGGCTACCGGGTGGAAGCTATGTTTGCTTACTAGTTGAGTAGGTTATCTTTGTGGATTTCCCTTACGAGAATGTGCAGCAGCAAGTCTTCCCATTGGCCATTATGTTAGCAGCCGGTGCTTGTTTCTCGCTTGCTCCCATCTTCCTTAGTCATCTATACAAGAAGCTTGACAAGATTTCAAAGGATGATAGGGAATGTGCGGGGTAGTATGGTATTCATTCTTTCACATCTAGCTTCTTCCTTCAAGTGTTTGTCTGGGAGTGATTTAAAGGCTTAGTGGTGGAACCTCTAATCCCTGAGTCTTTTCACCAACTAAAGGGGGGGCAAAAGAGATTTCAATTTAGTAGGATTACTATTGTGTTATAGATGGTCAAAAGAAAAGTCAAGAAGGGTGCATTTAGGCCTGCTATCATAGATGACATTGGACATTTCAATTTCAGGCCGTATTTTAGTGCTCACGGCTTCCAGGTACTTTCTTTCTTCTATCCGGAAGGTAATTCATCACCATTCTTGGGATCCACCGAGGTGCTCCTAGCCATTAGTGCGCAGTCCATGCTGGCATATGGTGATTTCTTTGACTCTACGATGGAGATATATTCCCCTAATAGAGTTAAGAGGCAGTTTGGTATCCATCCAGATGTGCCATCACATCTATGTTTTGGTGGACATCTTGGGGATTGCATCATGGATTTCACTCGAACAGACGGTTTTTCTTGCAGTGGTATACTTTATGATAATTTTGCGAAAAAGGACAGTGTTGGCTCTCCTACGTTAACATTCTTGAGATTTTGAGAGCTGCAGCAGTGCAAGTTCAGAAGGTTTATTAAGACTGGTGGTACTAGGTTACATCTGAAGGCAAACAACGAGAACAAGAGGCTGCTCTGCAGTAATACCGTTATGGGTGTCATGTCTAGGCTTAACCTTATCTACACTGAAGTATAGTCGAATGGTGTAGAGCGTGTGGTTGGTACTTCAAGGGTGGCAAAGGTGGGGATGATTCTGAGGTAGACTTGACAGTTACAAGAATGGAGAAGGGTGACAAGTGTGCAACAAAAGGCAAAGTCAGGGCTTCCAAGAATAGTGCCTAGAAAATTCACGAGATGCCTCCTCTAAGCTACCTTCACAATCCCCTGTGGTGGAAGAAGATGTAAGACCATCATCCAGCGAGAAGTGGTGGTCACAGAGTTCAATAGGCTGGGAAGACTCGGGCGCTTGAGCCATTGCAAACAAAGGAAATTCCTCCTGCACAAAAAGAAGATGTAACACTTGTGAGCAATAGCGATTGGTTCTCTAGTACTGTCACACCCCAActcagtgattttttttttttttttgagttgaaggtATGACTTGTACTAAAGAATAGaaacataataaagaaaaatcgTAGTccatttgaatcagatttgaagtACTGAAAGAAATAACCAAGTTGCCTTTCCAGCAAATTACTAATGCAAAAAGCTAAATTCATGGTGACATAAATCCTTTATATGAATTCCAAAAAGGAAAAGATTCATTTCATTTGAAACCTGGGGATGTCTAGTTTTGAAATGCTGGTGCCTCCAAGCATGATTGAATAGAAAGCTAGTAAAAAAATACCAAGAACATGACAGTGCTGCTGTCTTTAAAAAAATCATGCAACAGACCTGTagctttgaaaaatcataactaattctaggaaaatcattttcaatatattcgaattttgaaatgatctttaagatgtctactgcaagtctgcaacttttatgaagacacTAACTTCAAATACCCAACCAAAATGTATAGTTTTCAGTAAAAAGGCAACTGCATCAAAAGCTCATAAACACAATTTTAGATTTGCAAACCTTTGTTCTACCTTGAATTTAGCCAATGAATTTTAAATATAAGAGCTGGAACATaatgaaacaaatcaaagaacATAGAATCAATTAAAAGACATAACAGAATCAATGAACATAGCATGGAttatggagaaaaaaaaattataatacaaCAAACACAATTATATGGATTACAGTACAAACTTTCTTGATAGTTCATTATTCCCACAGAAATTTCAAACCTATACTTCAAAGGCAAACTACAAACTGGCAACCTTTGCTCTTATTCTAGGAAACTAAACCAAACAAGTCTCACACTTCCTTCACATTAATCACAAGCTCTTCAAAAGGGAAAATTAAATTTCATATTCAGTACATGCAATATTTGATAGGGGTGAGCATCAATAGCTCAGTAGGAGGCTAACCAGTAACAATCAAAACAGTAACACATGGATGTATGCAATGCTATTTTCTGCTATTACCCTATTAACTCACATGCTAAGACACCAAGAGTctacatgtcccataccatgtaATTTACCTTTTTGAGGTGACTGCAGATGAAATAACATATGAATTAACCCAAACCATGATTCCctttttgctagtcatcttacTTAATCTCGATCACCAAAATTGTACAGCTCTATTAGCCCACCTGAAATTTGATCCTTACAGATTAAGCTCAACTACACAAAAGAATACTCCCACATATTTCATTCCCATTCTATTCTATCAAAACCATGCCTCAGACTTCATGAACATGCTAATGAAACAATATGATAAACAACAGATAACACCCATTAACTCATCCAtcaatcaaatttcataactGAAATCACATATAGCAACACAGCAACCAAGCAAATTAAATAGAGGTTTCCCCAGATCCCCCTACCTTGTTTCGGAAGTTAGTTTATATTTCTCAGGTTCCTCCTTAGTCTCAAAATTTCTCCTTCTctcactcctttttttttttttttttttgtaaaaacaaATATAGGGAACTCAATAAAGAAAGTAGAACAAACCTGGATATTTATAGTGTATGGCAAAGAGGTCAGATTTTAATTCTAGATAAGCACAACAGAGAGTAGATTTGGATGCCAACACTATCAGCTTCCTCTATGTTTCGATAAGGACTGCCACCTCCTGGTTCTAGGTCTCCACCACATGCTTCTAGGGATCCACCTCTTGCTACTAGCTTTGATGAATCACAACTCTGGTAACTGACCCTCCAAGGCTCTTCAGCAACATCGACTTCTAAGATTAATCTTATATGGGTGGTCTATCGTAGTGGTCCTAATCCTTTACTTTAGGTGGAGTGGTGCTTGCAAAGAGAATCAAAATAGgggaggaagacgatgaagataGCAGACAAgaagattttgagattggtttgtcGTTAAACGACATCCAACATAAGTATAAATCAATTGGTCTTGGGCTTTTAAAATTGACTtgggtttttaaaaaaaataaaaaaaataataggctGGTCTAAAAATATAGAGATAgcatatatacttatatatatcTAAACAACACGTCTTGGtgatgtgtgtgtatatatatttatatttatcaCCCCATAAAACAATTATACATATACACACACCCATAATTAAGAATATAAATTAATACTCAagctaaaataaaatattcactatatctttttttttttttttaaatattattaAAAGTATAGGTCGTCACAAGTACATGGTAACTCATATCCAGCAGCAACTAGTAGACAAAATGCCAAGCATAATCATACGTTAACAAAACATGCAACACCATGCCAAAATATGTCACATCACTATAATATGTCATGATAAATTCATCATTGATGCATTGCTTTCAAGAAAATTATAACAACCAAGCAAACACTGCCCCGCACACCGATGCATGCAACTGTTCTCCTCAATGCAAAATAGAACAGGAACAACAAGCCGTGCGAAGCCACAAGCAATCCAAAGCAAAGAACAAATCGCAATACACCAAAAAGGAATAATGGCAGTCAAGCAGTGCACAAGCCAAGCCAAGATGTGGCATGTGATATATCCTATTAAGTCAGCCCATgcaaggagaaaaaaaaaagggcaagacGAACAGACGAAAAAATACTATTCTTGATCAACTCCAAGCATACAGCATACACATGCCTATTCCAAGCAATGCATGATACACATATTAAATGCCCAAGCTAAGGTCGCATACATTTTCCTTTTCGTAGTACCTACCTTATACACATGCACAATGCGTGCACACATGTATACacatgcaacaaaaaaaaaaaaaaaaaaaaaaagggaaggtcAACCACAGTGATTCCAAGAAACTGAATCTatgaaagaaaagggaaaagatGTGTCATGCCTATGGGAAATCATAAATCCTTCTGCAAGAATATGTTGCagcaacaaaaataaataaataaataaataaaaaggtgAGATGAATGGGCAATGGGACTGTGTTTTCAAGAGAAACTCTAAGCACACACTTATCCAACAATCTCAAGCAATATTTGACACACATAAACACTCAAGCCAAAACTGCATACCTCTCTATAATACATGCTTCACGGATAtgatacatacatatacatgtGCATGCGTAAAGAGAGTTAGCTGCGGTGATTCTAAGGAAActaagtccaaaaaaaaaaaggatgctATGCAGCGAAGCGCAACAACAAAATTAAGGATGACAAATTGGTGTTATAAAGTTCATTGCACCAGGGATCAGTTCAAATCAATTATGAAATCTTCTATAGAATTGCATCACAACTCATAACGTTTAAAGCAAGGATGCAGCTCGCCAAGCCAATATGTTCAGATAGCAAAAGCAGAAGCACAAATGAAGTCAATTAAAGGTCACAACAGAGGCAGAATGACCATAGGCAAAtgacgaaaaaaaaaacacagagtTGATAATCGCAATTAGAGGAAGCTGAacacaaacaacaacaacaacaacaaaaaagcaGCAAAGATTGATGCAATATTGAAATTCTCTCAGACCATCACAAGACATTCCAATCACCCATAACGCATCTGCACGCATAAGCCATTcaacatggaagagtaagaattGCCCAATTCAATAAGTCCAAAGGATTCAAGATTACTTGAGATGAGAGGAATCACGCAATCAATGCCACTAGTTGAAGGAGGTGTAAGATTCTAGGCAACTCcctaaaatagaagaaaaactgCAATTCCCCGCAGTAAAAGGAGGAACGCAACGATTATAcgctgaaggaaaaaaaaaaaaaaaaaaagaggaaaattttagggtttcgaaaGAGAAGAAGGGAATACCTTGAATCCCAAAACTCATGGGTTCAACAATCTCTGGAATTTTTAGAAAACCCAAGCTTGAATTGTCAAGTAGAAAGCGAAGGACTCGACACTCTTTAAGCGGGAATAAGACACGAAATGCAATGTTgctcaaaagaagaagagaagagaagagaaaagaaatgaaaaaaaaaaagtgggtcTCTCACGCTGACTCACCTTAGAAAATACGAACTGGGCtgatttttcattttgattatgTGGCTTGTTTCATGCTTCAAGCAATCCACATAATCAAGGGGGCTAATGTTGATACCTGAAAAATCATACGACAAATTAATATGTCGTCACAATATAAACTAGCATAAACACGCAATTTGGATAAAATTCTATAATTTTATAGACTTTTATATTCGTCTCTCGACTTTAACCCGCCAAGCAAACGCACCCTAgatgtggacccaagccacatcCATGCATTTTTTGGGGCTTGCAGAAGTGGGtatggtgtggaaggttacAGAAACACATAACACTCATCTATTGATTTAGAGTCGTTGGTGGTCTCAGTCTTGAGCCCGATATCCAAGCCCAATAACTTGAATCAATAGTGAATTGGTGAATATGAGATTTGGGCCCACCTatttttccttaaaaactcAAAGCCCAAAGAAGACTCAAAACCCAAAGAAAATAGA belongs to Rosa chinensis cultivar Old Blush chromosome 4, RchiOBHm-V2, whole genome shotgun sequence and includes:
- the LOC112200853 gene encoding uncharacterized protein LOC112200853 produces the protein MAQAPESSQPIELCDHHFSLDDGLTSSSTTGDCEVILPSNLADGKRKTASSSRPNRATKRKVTHDASTVVLRSSSRVANMSFSYPKPSVKGAVYIDLSDEQSDDSKGSPLGDNVSIYEENDSGNFEEKTYDDCNQAESLEHEDNEDQDNPTATLMEEDNCGDSQVAGANALMKESAVDVGPCEDDRNKQDGLVLLKIGGTSFEPHLLEIAPRDSSVVAANLVSGETPFCTTSTCFLAPNLDKAERVLKTDLELRFRNFIAYIDIEDCLSDTIDDIARPLSSIQPSFEGGKVSS